In Scomber japonicus isolate fScoJap1 chromosome 21, fScoJap1.pri, whole genome shotgun sequence, one DNA window encodes the following:
- the acbd5a gene encoding acyl-CoA-binding domain-containing protein 5A has translation MEVESVSVRDESSLTRIRFDAAVKVIKTLPPDGPFQPSNDMMLKFYSYYKQATVGACNIPRPGFWDAVGKAKWDSWNSLGDMSKEEAMAAYVDEMKLILEGMPITDEVEELLRVLGPFYELVEEKTKLTQISDLSSGFGTMMNSMPSKSIPKSVTKSIIRTMEMNGTLETRPARLKPKEVRERPEEKLQEEDEEDEEEEEDDDDDEEEDEEEEEEVPIKEVRKDKKSTASQPKKKSSARRHKVPLSNGKMANGVAHLTNGGHSRAALNSSDSHEGSACEPLLNGHHADPSVDASGPAHLASDSDSEVYCDSVDQFGQEENSEHNRSLDELDEEENQALPPLDHEAHEEVEGPPHVVRCGGEDGDAGGTMTQRQRQRLSADMKEGSLVRRGRGSRSPGRGSGPLVPMHGSGDGDGGHWGGAVTPAGSLNEQIVVALARLQEDMQSVLERLQTLEALTATQARSVSLSPTYAAPPVTRKSRKPSWWPFDISPTSLAFAVIWPFVVQWLIRLYLQRRRRRIN, from the exons atgGAGGTGGAGAGTGTCAGTGTGCGGGATGAGAGCAGTCTGACTCGGATTaggtttgatgctgctgtgaaAGTGATCAAGACTTTACCCCCGGATG gTCCCTTTCAGCCCTCCAATGACATGATGCTCAAGTTCTACAGTTACTATAAACAAGCCACTGTGGGTGCGTGCAATATTCCCCGACCTGGCTTCTGGGATGCAGTTGGCAAAGCAAAATG GGATTCTTGGAATTCACTTGGAGATATGTCAAAAGAAGAAGCAATGGCCGCCTATGTTGATGAAATGAAGCTG ATCTTGGAGGGCATGCCCATAACggacgaggtggaggagctgctgcGTGTCCTCGGCCCGTTCTACgagctggtggaggagaagACAAAGCTCACTCAGATATCAGACTTGAGCTCAG gcTTCGGTACAATGATGAATTCAATGCCGTCAAAGAGCATCCCAAAGAGCGTCACTAAGAGCATCATCAGAACCATGGAGATGAACGGCACTCTGGAGACTCGGCCCGCCCGGCTCAAACCAAAGGAAGTGAGGGAAAGACCAGAGGAGAAACTGcaagaggaagacgaggaggatgaagaggaggaagaggacgacgacgacgacgaggaggaggacgaggaagaggaagaggaagtacCGATAAAGGAAGTcagaaaag ACAAGAAATCAACAGCTTCACAGCCAAAGAAGAAAAGTTCAGCCAGGAGACACAAAGTGCCCCTCTCAAATGGTAAAATGGCTAACGGGGTCGCCCACCTGACCAACGGGGGTCACTCCAGGGCCGCACTGAACAGCAGCGACTCCCACGAGGGCTCAGCCTGTGAACCTCTGCTCAACGGCCACCACGCAG ATCCCAGCGTAGATGCATCAGGTCCTGCTCACCTTGCCAGTGACTCAGACAGCGAGGTCTATTGTGATTCTGTGGACCAGTTTGGCCAAGAGGAG AACTCAGAGCATAACCGTTCTCTGGATGAGCTGGACGAGGAGGAGAACCAGGCCCTGCCGCCTCTGGACCACGAGGCCCACGAGGAGGTGGAAGGTCCGCCTCATGTTGTCAGGTGCGGAGGAGAAGACGGGGACGCCGGTGGGACGATGacgcagagacagagacagaggctgagtGCGGACATGAAAGAGGGATCCTTGGTCAGACGAGGGAGAG gCTCTAGGTCTCCAGGCCGCGGCTCTGGACCCCTGGTGCCCATGCACGGCAGCGGAGACGGTGACGGGGGCCACTGGGGAGGAGCGGTAACACCGGCGGGGAGCCTGAACGAGCAGATAGTCGTAGCGTTGGCCAGACTGCAGGAAGACATGCAGAGTGTTCTGGAGAGGCTGCAAACACTGGAAGCTCTCACTGCTACACAG gCAAGATCAGTGTCTCTGTCTCCTACTTATGCAGCTCCCCCTGTGACTAGGAAGAGTCGG aaaccatcctggtggccttttgacaTTTCTCCAACCAGTTTGGCCTTCGCTGTGATTTGGCCATTTGTGGTACAGTGGCTTATCCGCTTATAcctgcagaggaggagaag aCGAATCAACTGA